From Candidatus Paceibacterota bacterium, the proteins below share one genomic window:
- the metG gene encoding methionine--tRNA ligase → MNKFYITTSIPYVNANPHIGFALEIIQADVLARYYRLSKRDVFFLTGTDEHGQKIEKTAKEKGETPEEFVEKISSKYKELKAALNLSNDFFIRTTDKEKHWPSVFKVWEKLKEKGDIYKKKYQGLYCFGCETFLLEKDLESGKCPVHKREPEIVAEENYFFKLSKYSSVVYDAIEKGEIKIFPEKRKNEVLSFIRQGIEDVSFSRSKEKLKWGIPVPGDESQVLYVWLDALTNYISALGYEKQSAEFKKYWPADVHCIGKDIFRFHCLIWPAILISLSLKLPKAIMIHGFITVNGQKMSKSLGNVIDPFKLVEKYKTDAVRYYLLREIPSMEDGDFTFEKFEDRYNHDLAFGIGNLLSRVRTMAQKNGFDVASPLNIVKEKKELYRKAIEDFRFDIALKEVWEIVRFSDKYIEEKRPWENKEESKNVLGELLSTLDEISLMLSPFLPETSERIKNQIERKETFANESNLPLFPRIES, encoded by the coding sequence ATGAACAAGTTCTATATCACAACCAGCATTCCTTATGTTAATGCAAATCCCCATATCGGATTTGCCCTTGAAATTATTCAAGCGGATGTTTTAGCAAGGTATTACCGTCTTTCTAAAAGAGACGTTTTCTTTTTGACCGGAACAGACGAACATGGGCAAAAGATTGAGAAAACGGCAAAAGAGAAAGGAGAAACTCCGGAAGAATTTGTTGAGAAAATTTCTTCAAAATATAAAGAGCTGAAAGCGGCTCTTAATCTTTCCAATGATTTTTTTATAAGAACTACCGATAAAGAAAAGCATTGGCCTTCCGTTTTCAAAGTTTGGGAAAAACTGAAAGAAAAAGGCGATATTTATAAAAAAAAATACCAGGGTCTTTATTGTTTTGGATGTGAAACCTTTCTGCTTGAAAAAGACCTTGAAAGCGGCAAATGCCCGGTTCATAAAAGAGAACCGGAAATTGTAGCTGAGGAAAACTACTTTTTTAAGCTTTCTAAATATTCTTCAGTTGTTTATGATGCAATTGAAAAAGGAGAAATAAAAATATTCCCGGAAAAAAGAAAAAACGAAGTTCTTTCTTTTATCAGGCAAGGAATTGAAGATGTCAGTTTTTCACGCTCAAAAGAAAAATTAAAGTGGGGAATTCCGGTTCCCGGGGATGAAAGCCAAGTTCTTTATGTTTGGCTGGACGCCCTTACAAATTATATCTCCGCTTTGGGATACGAAAAACAGTCGGCAGAATTTAAAAAATACTGGCCTGCCGATGTTCATTGCATTGGAAAAGATATTTTTAGGTTTCATTGCCTTATATGGCCGGCAATACTTATTTCTCTTTCTCTAAAGCTTCCAAAAGCTATAATGATACACGGATTTATAACCGTAAACGGGCAAAAAATGTCAAAATCTTTAGGGAACGTTATTGACCCTTTTAAGCTTGTTGAAAAATACAAAACGGATGCAGTAAGGTATTATCTTTTAAGGGAAATTCCTTCTATGGAAGACGGCGATTTTACTTTTGAAAAATTTGAAGACAGGTATAACCATGACCTTGCCTTTGGAATTGGCAATCTTCTATCAAGAGTAAGGACAATGGCTCAAAAAAACGGCTTTGATGTTGCTTCTCCTCTTAATATTGTAAAGGAAAAAAAAGAACTCTATAGAAAAGCAATAGAGGATTTCAGATTTGATATTGCCTTAAAGGAGGTTTGGGAAATAGTAAGGTTTTCCGACAAATATATTGAAGAAAAAAGGCCATGGGAAAACAAAGAAGAGTCAAAAAATGTTCTTGGAGAGCTTCTTTCAACTCTTGATGAAATATCTCTTATGCTTTCTCCTTTTCTGCCGGAGACATCAGAAAGAATTAAAAACCAGATAGAAAGGAAGGAAACTTTTGCAAATGAATCAAATCTTCCTCTGTTTCCAAGAATTGAATCTTAA